A region of Myxococcus stipitatus DSM 14675 DNA encodes the following proteins:
- a CDS encoding DUF2381 family protein, which produces MHRSMLAVLLVLLGGGGQDAWAQSSSSPAGLGIRRIELSPDAAQAAAEVVVSPGLSTVFIFDSEVSRESVALEGRERFTVLDAGLSTLRFVPSERISSGERLRLTVRFQDGAAPASATFILVAHPARSEALVEVYRRKRGAETYQEEVRQARLEAQQCREEIVRLRAERAAPDGLAGLISTGVLEWRGVEFLDVTRLVTQSPGGAVTKRRVYTYRAARRVAVALILAPVGDAQPWTAEGVTLRGKANEELKVLQVWQSGPVAPGSATQRVVVEAESATESPVGSYTLKLWDADGRRTITLGNIAFQ; this is translated from the coding sequence GTGCATCGTTCTATGTTGGCCGTTCTGCTTGTCCTTCTCGGTGGGGGTGGGCAGGACGCTTGGGCGCAGTCGTCGTCATCGCCTGCGGGATTGGGCATTCGCCGGATCGAACTGTCCCCGGATGCCGCGCAGGCGGCCGCGGAAGTGGTGGTGAGTCCAGGTCTCTCGACCGTCTTCATCTTTGACTCGGAGGTGAGTCGAGAAAGCGTGGCGCTCGAGGGGCGTGAGCGCTTCACGGTGCTCGACGCGGGCCTCAGCACGCTGCGCTTCGTTCCTTCGGAGAGAATCTCCTCGGGAGAGCGGCTGCGGCTGACGGTGCGCTTTCAAGATGGTGCGGCCCCGGCGAGTGCGACGTTCATCCTGGTGGCGCATCCCGCGAGGTCGGAAGCACTCGTTGAAGTCTATCGGCGCAAGAGGGGCGCCGAGACCTACCAGGAGGAGGTTCGGCAAGCGCGGCTCGAGGCTCAGCAGTGTCGCGAAGAGATTGTGCGTCTGCGTGCTGAAAGAGCAGCGCCCGACGGATTGGCGGGACTCATCTCGACAGGCGTTCTTGAATGGCGCGGAGTGGAGTTCCTGGATGTGACTCGACTGGTGACGCAAAGCCCAGGAGGGGCTGTTACCAAGCGACGTGTCTATACATATCGCGCGGCGCGCAGAGTGGCTGTCGCGCTCATTCTTGCTCCGGTGGGCGATGCCCAGCCGTGGACAGCGGAAGGGGTCACCCTTCGAGGCAAGGCCAACGAGGAGCTGAAGGTGCTTCAAGTGTGGCAGTCCGGTCCGGTGGCCCCAGGTTCGGCGACCCAGCGTGTGGTCGTGGAGGCCGAATCCGCAACCGAATCACCTGTGGGCAGCTACACGCTCAAGCTCTGGGACGCGGACGGGCGTCGGACCATCACCCTCGGGAACATCGCCTTCCAGTAG
- a CDS encoding Ig-like domain-containing protein — protein sequence MQSRSGVLWSWGLGLTLALSLSACGVESEASNSQAEAEALARQGAALSWDPYADAVASGTTATVLNASAAVGAPDGQAATLLSLLNSALVLDLGQGEEGTGDLRVYYQGLSLALVASVDFLKADGTYIGSSSLHLVELGLGTHVAVATYSGNVPYRYVRLKGSLLAVYLVDAVETSLRPICGDGKLGGVEVCDDGNQLSGDGCNSVCQVEPGYTCTGEPSVCDNNRAPTVDPAQATTPEDTPVVISITAADPDGDTLTYSYTTPAHGTLSLAGASVTYTPNANYHGADSFQVTVSDGKKQATATVSVTVTPVNDAPVASSASVTVSFNTSTPITLVATDVDGDALTYTATAPAHGTLSGTGAQLLYTPNVDFQGVDQFTFVANDGAADSNTATLTITVRGPPVCGDGYLDSGEVCDDGNRAAGDGCRADCRGVEVCGDGLVDSAAGEQCDDGGRTPGDGCDADCQLDAFENTPPTLVSGTLSCTTANSNTGRKAAVDALGRFYVVMLCGGEVHVSVSVDRGHTWVGPTPLGITNAAEVAIEGGPTGTAYIAATSAGSLYFTRTVDAGATWEAPRVLTTAGNPTVSMDSMGDALYISVSRGRPGVRVLRNFARGANDFIVTDVDQTNAFFDVLVDKISGDVFSVSDDPSFRIRRSSDQGTTFDPQSSPPGQAFFSDWTGSNGFIYVTGTFGDDNVDVIPVSAPGTSTQVSGLPTDVGPGPIRTIDSDALGNGYIASQRGTGNVQLDRMLVGATTILAADARTVGAGTVPAVAALPSNGGALVSYTSGTSVYASVVVY from the coding sequence ATGCAGAGCCGTTCGGGTGTGTTGTGGTCTTGGGGACTGGGCCTGACGCTGGCCTTGTCGCTGAGCGCGTGTGGTGTCGAGTCCGAAGCAAGCAACTCGCAAGCGGAGGCAGAGGCGCTGGCGCGCCAGGGCGCCGCGCTGAGCTGGGACCCGTATGCGGACGCGGTGGCGTCTGGCACCACGGCGACGGTGCTCAACGCGAGCGCGGCGGTCGGCGCTCCGGACGGTCAGGCCGCGACCCTGTTGAGCCTGCTCAACTCGGCGTTGGTGCTGGACCTGGGCCAGGGCGAGGAAGGGACGGGCGACCTCCGCGTCTACTATCAGGGGCTCTCGCTGGCGCTGGTGGCCTCGGTGGACTTCCTGAAGGCGGATGGGACGTACATCGGCTCCAGCTCGCTGCACCTGGTGGAGCTGGGGCTGGGCACCCATGTGGCGGTGGCGACGTACTCAGGGAACGTGCCCTATCGCTATGTGCGCCTGAAGGGCTCGCTGCTCGCCGTCTACCTGGTGGATGCGGTGGAGACCTCGCTGCGGCCCATCTGTGGCGATGGGAAGCTGGGTGGCGTCGAGGTATGTGACGACGGCAACCAGCTCTCCGGAGACGGCTGCAACAGCGTCTGCCAGGTGGAGCCGGGCTACACCTGCACCGGTGAGCCGAGCGTCTGTGACAACAACCGGGCGCCCACCGTCGACCCCGCCCAGGCGACCACTCCCGAGGACACCCCGGTCGTCATCTCCATCACCGCGGCGGACCCGGATGGCGACACGCTGACCTACTCGTACACCACGCCCGCGCACGGCACGCTCTCGCTCGCGGGGGCGTCGGTGACGTACACGCCGAACGCGAACTACCACGGCGCGGACTCCTTCCAGGTCACCGTCTCCGACGGCAAGAAGCAGGCGACGGCCACCGTCTCCGTCACCGTGACGCCGGTCAATGACGCGCCCGTCGCGTCTTCCGCGTCGGTGACGGTGAGCTTCAACACGTCGACGCCCATCACGCTGGTGGCCACGGATGTGGATGGGGATGCGCTCACGTACACGGCGACGGCGCCCGCGCACGGGACGTTGTCCGGGACGGGCGCTCAGTTGCTCTACACGCCGAACGTGGACTTCCAGGGGGTGGACCAGTTCACCTTCGTGGCGAACGACGGCGCGGCGGACTCCAACACCGCCACCCTCACCATCACCGTCCGGGGGCCGCCCGTCTGTGGCGACGGCTACCTCGACTCGGGTGAGGTGTGTGACGACGGCAACCGCGCCGCGGGCGATGGCTGCCGAGCGGACTGCCGGGGCGTGGAGGTGTGTGGCGACGGCCTGGTCGACAGCGCGGCGGGAGAGCAGTGCGACGATGGCGGCAGGACGCCCGGAGATGGCTGCGATGCGGACTGCCAGTTGGATGCCTTCGAGAACACTCCTCCCACGCTCGTCAGCGGGACGCTGAGCTGCACCACGGCCAACTCGAACACGGGCCGCAAGGCGGCGGTGGATGCGCTGGGCCGCTTCTACGTCGTCATGCTGTGCGGTGGTGAGGTCCATGTCAGCGTGAGCGTGGACCGCGGTCACACCTGGGTGGGCCCCACGCCCCTGGGCATCACCAACGCGGCGGAGGTGGCCATCGAAGGCGGCCCCACGGGGACCGCGTACATCGCGGCCACCAGCGCGGGCTCGTTGTACTTCACCCGGACCGTCGACGCGGGAGCGACCTGGGAAGCGCCGCGAGTCCTCACCACGGCGGGCAACCCCACCGTCAGCATGGACTCCATGGGCGATGCCCTCTACATCTCCGTCTCGCGAGGCCGCCCGGGGGTCCGCGTCCTCCGCAACTTCGCGCGAGGCGCGAACGACTTCATCGTGACGGACGTGGACCAGACCAATGCCTTCTTCGACGTCCTCGTGGACAAGATCAGCGGAGATGTCTTCTCGGTGAGCGACGACCCCTCGTTCCGCATCCGCCGCAGCAGTGACCAGGGGACCACCTTCGACCCCCAGAGCTCCCCGCCGGGGCAGGCCTTCTTCTCGGACTGGACGGGCTCCAACGGCTTCATCTACGTCACCGGCACCTTCGGGGACGACAACGTGGATGTCATCCCGGTGTCCGCGCCGGGGACGAGCACCCAGGTGTCGGGCCTCCCCACGGATGTCGGCCCCGGTCCCATCCGGACCATCGACTCGGATGCGCTGGGCAATGGCTACATCGCCTCCCAGCGCGGGACGGGCAACGTCCAGTTGGACCGCATGCTCGTCGGGGCGACGACGATTCTGGCCGCGGATGCCAGGACGGTGGGGGCGGGCACCGTGCCTGCCGTCGCCGCGCTCCCGTCGAACGGAGGCGCGCTGGTGTCCTATACGAGCGGCACCAGCGTCTACGCCTCGGTGGTCGTGTACTGA